The following are encoded together in the Pieris napi chromosome 17, ilPieNapi1.2, whole genome shotgun sequence genome:
- the LOC125058104 gene encoding uncharacterized protein LOC125058104: MQTPICIAVLLFCVVWQVHGAVNCTSVGRYADPADATCKNYSLCILTTSNTFISYDYTCPTTSLFSPISRTCTTNYVCNTTNTTTTTNTTTSTCTADGFVANPSSTDCTSYIQCVQINGTFSETVLSCPNGTLYNPNTTLCDASYICTSAVTCSSAGRVADTTDTTCQRYFLCVLVANGTLLQYTYTCPTTSVFSPVSKVCTTTYTCP, from the exons atgcaGACTCCAATTTGTATAGCTGTATTG CTATTCTGCGTTGTGTGGCAGGTTCATGGAGCTGTCAACTGTACCTCCGTAGGCCGATATGCAGACCCAGCTGATGCAACCTGCAAAAACTACTCCCTCTGTATATTAACCACGAGCAACACATTTATATCCTACGACTACACCTGCCCCACAACCTCCCTTTTCAGCCCTATTTCCCGTACCTGCACAACAAATTATGTGTGTAACACAACTAATACAACAACTACAACTAATACAACTACGTCGACATGTACAGCTGACGGCTTCGTGGCAAATCCATCATCAACGGACTGTACTTCATACATTCAGTGCGTTCAAATAAACGGTACCTTTTCCGAAACGGTTCTGTCTTGCCCGAATGGTACACTTTACAACCCCAATACAACACTTTGTGACGCCAGTTATATCTGTACTTCAGCTGTCACTTGTTCATCAGCTGGTAGAGTAGCGGACACCACAGATACAACCTGTCAAAGATACTTTTTGTGTGTCCTTGTTGCGAATGGGacattattacaatatacCTATACATGTCCTACTACATCTGTTTTTAGTCCCGTTTCGAAAGTGTGTACAACTACATATACTTGTCCTTAA
- the LOC125058042 gene encoding uncharacterized protein LOC125058042, with product MAVSTVVGVVLITVIVGCEPMLDSYSYRNEASQFGELLRPPPPPPQSIHPVPFHGAPVRSAHQNGDINYQYQVPPPPPPLPPIAAPSDFKPPAPFYRQYNFNFIPQPQPFTTTPSPTMFQKVSQWLFPSQQISDDMNNSPSSYSIPQKKDCNPCNFSPWIPVIRYDLTKNHDNPKPVYGVPNPSGSNINNVQNVPQRFNQNSDPNHFSTDGSHVTYGLPKQTFRESNIFYSPSSTYGPPSHTVTISHTLPTVNPFVSSSYDISSNSYSSPQSNHNTPNVYSSLTSSSSIYITQSSTLGPSISNYNEHSQRLPNKNYGEFSSTVNPSHDFQLPKVEQPTQFKNSYGEPIVNSYALDIPYSVSSTGAESHKVNTEVLPDSKPLSNTPNVSIALSNPAPFSLNKGRNIHTLQPVALPNLSVSPLPPIFNARPFRPFAPKYLSHSTKENDQLDQHINNLNIAKSIPISEFVHSVEYPATVIQSPVIDIDTNKINNQTKAYRNIPNNFIIDDFRDISPQASEDHISAANSHPDASFESTGADYGSDLYDSGIATELKQMSVPSNHNPVFADLRGLDDEDIDKYRTESNLQHIDSPLLYLKPNAPHKSFSTFITPSTPRNINEYEIYDEVVTTEAPQDTTLTSAWDESRMYYAQDSPEKQSNINRAKVVQIIVPYTSADQDKENKYNDREWPYNLEKDFQARKVQTQTESSFSTRPTGSYESSSTTELPTSAVTEYYNSDNINTQPNDQYEVKEAPFDIIRLQHTIDAWTQQEYTKDYKVPNKTRPSEKYAKQIPDDFLTTLSPLTTPTDNFNYNYDLYDHEGSSSIQYTVRHNKTNNISPKPFMQYNTIERSKTNHDSAKNDELREIQKLHIYTAASKFRKLTTLPPWGHIQTSISPLTKEKVYVVTSKPWREKSNFSNEHESKVKSRSSNDSDDMPFKSPRFSNRPPMGEQSDVFTKGWHQIINNLESRMFTGSSSLEDTSKEEAQETEESKSESQS from the exons ATGGCTGTGTCTACG GTGGTTGGGGTTGTACTCATCACAGTGATTGTAGGATGTGAACCGATGTTAGACTCTTACAGCTATAGGAATGAAGCATCTCAGTTTGGTGAGCTGTTGAGGCCACCGCCTCCACCGCCGCAATCGATTCACCCTGTGCCATTTCATGGGGCACCTGTAAGGTCTGCACACCAAAATGGGGATATTAACTACCAGTATCAAGTACCTCCGCCACCACCACCGTTACCGCCTATAGCAGCACCAAGTGACTTTAAACCACCAGCCCCATTTTACAGacaatataatttcaattttattccACAACCTCAGCCATTTACAACTACTCCGTCCCCTACTATGTTCCAGAAAGTGTCACAATGGTTGTTTCCCTCTCAACAAATTTCGGATGATATGAATAATTCACCCAGCAGTTACAGTATACCACAAAAAAAAGATTGTAATCCTTGCAATTTTTCTCCGTGGATACCAGTTATACGATATGATCTAACTAAGAATCATGACAACCCAAAACCTGTTTATGGAGTTCCGAATCCCAGCggttcaaatataaataatgtgcaAAATGTCCCCCAAAGGTTCAACCAAAACTCTGATCCAAATCATTTTTCGACAGATGGATCTCATGTCACATATGGTCTACCCAAACAAACATTTAGAGAAAGTAATATCTTTTATAGTCCAAGTTCAACGTATGGTCCACCTAGCCACACTGTCACAATATCACACACCCTACCAACTGTTAACCCCTTTGTAAGTTCATCTTATGACATTTCAAGTAATTCTTATAGTTCCCCACAATCAAATCATAATACACCAAATGTGTATAGTTCATTGACATCAAGTTCTTCAATATATATAACGCAATCTTCAACTTTAGGGCCAAGTATTTCAAACTATAATGAACATAGCCAACGATTACCAAACAAGAATTATGGAGAGTTTTCTTCAACAGTAAATCCTTCTCATGACTTCCAATTACCAAAAGTGGAGCAGCCtactcaatttaaaaattcatacgGTGAACCAATAGTAAACTCATATGCCTTAGATATACCTTATTCAGTGTCATCTACTGGTGCTGAATCTCATAAAGTGAACACGGAAGTTCTTCCAGACAGTAAGCCATTATCAAATACTCCAAATGTCTCTATAGCTTTATCTAATCCAGCTCCATTTAGTCTGAACAAAGGTAGAAACATACATACCTTACAACCTGTTGCTTTACCAAATTTAAGTGTGTCACCATTACCACCAATATTTAACGCTCGACCTTTTCGGCCATTTGCGCCGAAGTATTTAAGTCACAGTACGAAAGAAAATGATCAATTAGATCAACATAtcaataatcttaatatagcTAAGAGTATACCTATATCTGAATTCGTTCATTCTGTTGAATATCCAGCAACAGTCATTCAATCTCCTGTTATTGATatagatacaaataaaatcaataatcaaACAAAAGCCTACCGAAATATTCCTAACAACTTTATAATAGATGATTTTCGTGACATTTCTCCACAAGCTTCGGAAGATCATATTTCTGCGGCTAATTCTCATCCCGATGCAAGTTTTGAAAGTACAGGAGCTGATTATGGGAGTGATCTATATGACTCAGGTATAGCAACTGAGCTAAAGCAAATGAGCGTCCCCTCTAATCATAATCCGGTCTTTGCTGATTTAAGAGGATTGGATGATGAAGATATTGACAAATATCGTACGGAAAGCAACCTACAACATATTGATTCACCATTACTATATCTTAAGCCGAATGCTCCTCACAAGAGCTTCTCAACGTTTATAACTCCTTCTACGCCTAGGAATATTAatgaatatgaaatatatgatGAAGTTGTAACAACAGAAGCTCCACAAGACACTACACTTACTAGTGCGTGGGATGAAAGCAGAATGTATTATGCTCAAGATTCACCAGAAAAacaaagtaatataaatagaGCCAAAGTTGTTCAAATTATTGTTCCTTATACCAGCGCAGATCaagataaagaaaataaatacaacgaTAGAGAATGGCCTTATAATTTAGAGAAGGATTTCCAGGCAAGAAAAGTTCAAACACAAACAGAGTCTAGTTTCAGTACTAGACCAACTGGAAGTTATGAATCTTCATCAACAACAGAACTACCTACTTCTGCTGTAACTGAGTATTATAATtcagataatataaatacacaaccTAACGATCAGTATGAAGTTAAAGAAGCTCCATTTGATATAATAAGATTACAACATACAATAGATGCCTGGACCCAACAAGAGTATACGAAAGATTATAAGGTACCCAACAAGACAAGGCCTAGCGAAAAATATGCTAAGCAAATACCGGACGATTTCCTTACCACATTAAGCCCCTTAACAACGCCAACAGACaattttaactataattatgACTTATATGATCACGAAGGATCAAGTAGTATACAATATACAGTtagacataataaaacaaacaatatatcTCCTAAACCATTTATGCAATATAACACAATTGAACGCAGTAAAACAAATCACGATAGCGCTAAGAATGATGAACTGCGTGAAATACAAaaactacatatttatacGGCAGCTTCTAAATTTAGGAAATTAACAACTCTTCCGCCTTGGGGCCACATACAAACATCTATATCACctttaacaaaagaaaaggTTTATGTAGTGACTTCAAAGCCATGGAGAGAAAAGTCAAATTTTTCGAATGAGCATGAATCAAAAGTAAAGTCTAGATCATCAAATGACTCTGATGACATGCCGTTTAAGTCACCAAGGTTTTCGAATCGGCCTCCAATGGGGGAACAATCAGACGTTTTCACTAAAGGGTGGCACCAAATTA tCAACAACTTAGAGAGTCGCATGTTTACTGGAAGTTCGTCTCTTGAAGATACTTCGAAAGAGGAAGCGCAAgag ACCGAAGAATCGAAGAGTGAGTCCCAGAGTTGA
- the LOC125057738 gene encoding monocarboxylate transporter 9-like, with product MSRAKVPPDGGYGWVVTFAYALNNVVVLPLIAGFGLVFQEAFSDTGLSATQGTLIIILNHGFGMLLSFFGGPVLRRFGYRKVAVVGAILISLGLMLTAISSNFWLFLLSYSIINSMGVAAVMAAFSLAINSFFKEKRGRAIGVGMSITGLGAIYMPLLMSVLMYAYGWRYAVLILGAICLHSLLAACLLRPAKWYLKITPKTEEEEPLNKDVDVELINGSVTPSKDIGISSVSNSEQIRENGDVPTDSLKNRNAASQPDIRKTTDESSLSESRYKWWESQEINLGSSINIFRELDKVHKEKEVVCETKTEDKTYLQRFIDFFDLTLLSDPIFVNMLVGMSLASCVETNFSLLLPIILKDMLQFETSEIAKIMAVIGFSDTLFRFLSPFIGEWCNKPPRVMYMVSLLAIIFTRTIMLFTTSFLGMVLVGLAIGITKGVRTVYMNIIIPSYVPLERLPFASGIQMFFNGIVIITIGSSLGRIRDATGSYTVPITVLNFVTFITIILWSSEFLYFRITKKNTGK from the exons ATGTCTCGGGCCAAGGTTCCACCTGATGGAGGATACGGCTGGGTGGTTACATTTGCATATGCTCTGAATAAT gtTGTGGTACTCCCCTTAATTGCGGGGTTCGGCCTTGTGTTTCAAGAAGCATTTTCAGACACAGGTCTGTCGGCAACACAAGGGacgcttattattattctaaaccATGGCTTTGGAATGCTATTGTCATTCTTCGGAGGGCCAGTTCTCCGAAGATTTGGATACAGAAAAGTCGCTGTGGTTGGTGCCATACTTATATCTCTTGGGCTTATGCTGACAGCCATTTCTTCTAATTTCTGGCTATTTCTACTATCTTAcagtattattaatt CTATGGGAGTAGCGGCTGTTATGGCAGCGTTTTCGTTAGCAATAAACTCATTCTTCAAAGAGAAAAGAGGAAGAGCTATTGGGGTTGGAATGTCAATTACAGGCCTTGGAGCTATTTATATGCCTTTACTGATGAGTGTTCTTATGTACGCGTATGGCTGGAGATATGCTGTTCTTATTTTGGGCGCAATTTGCCTACACTCACTTTTAGCAGCGTGTCTCCTTAGACCAGCTAAATGGTATTTAAAGATAACTCCAAAAACAGAAGAAGAGGAACCATTGAATAAAGACGTAGATGTTGAATTAATAAATGGTAGTGTCACGCCATCTAAAGATATAG GCATTTCATCAGTTTCAAATTCAGAACAGATAAGAGAAAACGGAGATGTTCCAACAGATAGTCTGAAAAATAGAAATGCAGCCTCACAGCCAGACATTCGTAAAACCACTGATGAATCGTCCCTATCTGAATCAAGGTACAAGTGGTGGGAATCTCAAGAAATTAATTTGGGTAGTTCTATTAATATATTCCGAGAGTTGGATAAAGTACATAAAGAGAAGGAAGTTGTATGCGAGACAAAGACTGAGGATAAGACGTATCTACAGAGATTCATTGATTTCTTTGACTTGACGTTACTAAGCGATCCGATATTCGTCAATATGTTGGTTGGAATGTCCCTCGCTTCATGTGTGGAAACAAACTTTTCCCTTCTCCTTCCAATTATTCTGAAGGATATGCTCCAATTCGAAACATCTGAAATTGCGAAGATCATGGCGGTGATTGGCTTTTCAGATACACTGTTTCGTTTTCTCTCGCCATTTATAGGAGAGTGGTGCAATAAACCACCACGAGTTATGTACATGGTCAGTTTGCTGGCCATCATCTTTACGAGAACAA TAATGCTATTCACAACATCGTTCCTCGGAATGGTCCTTGTGGGGCTTGCAATAGGAATCACCAAGGGTGTTAGAACTGTGTATATGAATATCATTATTCCGAGTTATGTCCCCCTGGAGAGATTGCCGTTTGCTTCGGGAATACAAATGTTCTTCAATGGTATCGTAATCATAACTATTGGATCATCGTTAG gtCGTATTCGTGATGCCACAGGATCGTACACGGTACCAATAACAGTACTCAactttgtaacatttataactATTATCTTATGGAGTTCagaatttttatactttagaATTACAAAAAAGAACACAGGAAAGTAG